A stretch of Blautia liquoris DNA encodes these proteins:
- a CDS encoding ATP-binding protein translates to MKIAVTGKGGVGKTTFAAILARLYADEGKEVLAADVDPDANLGLALGFSDEVLESIVPISKMRKLVEERTGANSENRFYKLNPQVSDIPDTYAKTANGVKLLVLGTVETAGSGCVCPEHVMLKRIINNLILHRDDVVIMDMEAGLEHLGRGTTENMDQFIVVIEPGARSVQTYKNVKRLAHELGVEQVHVVANKVRDGRDEAFVREKIPIEDLLGVIHYNPEIMDADRQGCSPYEFSKTVVDEIRVMKDKIDQVS, encoded by the coding sequence ATGAAGATTGCGGTGACAGGTAAAGGCGGAGTGGGTAAGACCACATTCGCCGCTATATTGGCCAGGTTATATGCAGATGAGGGTAAGGAGGTATTGGCAGCAGATGTAGATCCTGATGCGAATCTCGGATTGGCACTTGGCTTTTCTGATGAGGTGCTTGAATCTATCGTCCCAATCAGCAAGATGAGAAAACTGGTGGAAGAGCGGACAGGTGCCAATTCGGAAAATCGTTTCTATAAGCTGAACCCGCAGGTGAGCGATATTCCGGATACGTATGCAAAAACTGCGAATGGTGTAAAGCTGCTTGTTCTCGGAACGGTTGAAACAGCGGGAAGTGGCTGTGTGTGCCCGGAACATGTGATGTTAAAACGAATTATCAATAATTTGATTTTACATCGTGATGATGTGGTTATTATGGATATGGAGGCCGGTCTTGAACATCTTGGCCGGGGGACAACTGAGAATATGGATCAGTTTATCGTTGTGATTGAACCAGGTGCCAGAAGTGTTCAGACGTATAAAAATGTAAAACGTCTGGCGCATGAACTGGGGGTAGAACAGGTTCATGTAGTTGCCAATAAAGTGCGTGATGGCAGGGACGAGGCATTTGTCCGGGAAAAAATACCGATTGAGGATCTGCTGGGCGTGATCCATTATAATCCGGAAATCATGGATGCGGACCGGCAGGGATGTTCACCATATGAATTCAGTAAAACGGTAGTGGATGAGATTCGGGTAATGAAGGACAAGATAGATCAGGTATCTTAA
- the acsB gene encoding acetyl-CoA decarbonylase/synthase complex subunit alpha/beta, which translates to MTLFDRVFSGNDAVYALTENAIDDAIKKYGEDKAVKFPDTAYSLPCYYAVTGTKVADLKGLKEAHGVVKTLMTREPRLNDAFMSGVATALCAEFIEVLKYIDGAVPYEEPLYGHLPDAVIRELGVPLVTGDIPGVAVIIGGAPTTEEGVALVKSYQAQGILVTLVGEIIDQCAEAGYKTGANVRVIPLGKDITSVIHVVSVAIRAALIFGNIKPGDANALMEYTMKRVPAFVNAFAPLDDVIVACGAGAIALGFPVVTNETENIFKVPKSLIVQPDVSKFNATSLEARDIKIKITNIDIPVAFASAFEGEIIRRKDMQVEFDGSRVDCCELVKAKDMNEVEDHKIELIGPDLDEFEVGSKHSIAYIVEVAGKNMQPDFEPVFERKFHSYINCMEGVMHTGQRDMIRLRISKDAFDAGLRAKHIGEVLYAQVKNEFEAVVDKCQVKIYTNEADCTRIRHEVAIPAFDHRDERLSTMTDESVPVYYSCILCQAFSPSHVCVVTPERLGLCGAVSWLDAKATHELDPNGPCQVITKEKMIDERIGEYEDVDESVKRLSQGALEEVSLYSIMEKPMTSCGCFECICGIEPFSNGVCITNREYAGQTPLGMTFPELASMTGGGVQTPGFMGHGKHFIASKKFMKAEGGIERIVWMPKDLKDQVADRVNETAKELYGIDNFCDRIADETITTDPEELVAWLTEKNHPALSMEPMI; encoded by the coding sequence TTGACTTTATTTGATAGAGTTTTTAGCGGAAATGATGCTGTATATGCTTTGACGGAGAATGCAATAGATGATGCCATAAAGAAATATGGAGAAGACAAAGCGGTAAAGTTTCCAGATACTGCCTATTCTCTTCCCTGTTATTATGCAGTGACAGGAACAAAAGTGGCAGATCTGAAAGGATTGAAAGAAGCTCACGGTGTCGTTAAAACATTGATGACGAGGGAACCGCGATTGAATGATGCTTTTATGTCAGGAGTTGCCACAGCACTCTGTGCGGAATTTATTGAGGTTCTGAAATATATTGACGGGGCAGTTCCTTACGAAGAGCCGCTGTATGGTCATCTTCCGGATGCTGTCATCCGAGAACTTGGTGTGCCGCTTGTTACGGGTGACATTCCCGGTGTTGCTGTTATTATAGGGGGAGCACCAACCACGGAAGAAGGCGTTGCACTGGTCAAGAGTTATCAGGCACAGGGCATTCTTGTTACTCTTGTAGGTGAAATTATCGATCAGTGTGCAGAAGCCGGATATAAGACAGGAGCTAATGTACGCGTGATACCGCTTGGAAAAGATATCACCTCCGTGATTCATGTTGTCTCTGTTGCCATTCGAGCGGCTCTTATTTTCGGAAATATTAAACCGGGGGATGCGAATGCTCTGATGGAATATACGATGAAACGTGTTCCGGCATTCGTAAATGCCTTTGCACCTCTGGATGATGTTATCGTTGCATGCGGAGCTGGTGCGATTGCACTTGGATTCCCTGTTGTCACAAATGAGACAGAGAATATCTTCAAAGTTCCGAAGAGCTTGATTGTTCAGCCGGACGTGAGCAAATTTAATGCCACTTCTCTGGAGGCACGTGATATAAAGATTAAGATCACTAATATTGATATTCCGGTCGCATTTGCTTCCGCATTCGAAGGCGAGATTATCAGAAGAAAAGATATGCAGGTGGAATTTGACGGATCACGCGTAGACTGCTGTGAGCTTGTCAAAGCCAAAGATATGAATGAAGTGGAAGATCACAAGATTGAATTGATTGGGCCGGATCTCGATGAATTCGAAGTTGGAAGCAAACATAGTATTGCATATATCGTAGAAGTTGCCGGTAAGAATATGCAGCCGGATTTCGAACCGGTTTTTGAGCGCAAATTCCACAGTTACATTAACTGTATGGAGGGAGTAATGCATACCGGGCAGCGTGATATGATTCGTCTTCGCATCAGCAAAGATGCCTTTGATGCGGGACTTCGTGCAAAGCATATCGGAGAAGTACTGTATGCGCAGGTTAAAAACGAATTCGAGGCTGTTGTTGATAAATGTCAGGTGAAGATTTATACAAATGAAGCAGACTGCACACGAATTCGTCATGAAGTTGCCATCCCTGCATTTGATCATCGAGATGAGAGGCTTTCGACGATGACAGATGAGTCAGTACCTGTTTATTACAGCTGTATTCTCTGCCAGGCATTTTCACCATCTCATGTGTGCGTGGTGACTCCAGAAAGGCTGGGACTTTGCGGAGCTGTTTCCTGGCTTGATGCAAAAGCGACACATGAACTGGATCCGAATGGTCCCTGTCAGGTGATAACAAAGGAAAAAATGATCGATGAGAGAATTGGAGAGTATGAGGATGTAGATGAATCTGTCAAACGCCTTTCTCAGGGAGCATTGGAAGAAGTATCATTGTATTCAATTATGGAAAAACCGATGACATCCTGTGGATGTTTTGAATGTATCTGTGGCATTGAGCCATTCTCTAATGGTGTATGTATCACTAACCGTGAGTATGCCGGACAGACACCGCTTGGAATGACATTCCCAGAACTGGCATCTATGACAGGGGGCGGTGTCCAGACACCGGGATTTATGGGACATGGAAAACACTTTATTGCATCCAAAAAATTCATGAAAGCAGAAGGCGGAATTGAGAGAATCGTCTGGATGCCGAAAGACTTGAAGGATCAGGTTGCAGATCGTGTAAATGAGACTGCGAAAGAACTTTACGGGATAGATAACTTCTGTGACAGGATTGCAGATGAAACCATTACCACCGATCCGGAGGAATTGGTGGCATGGCTGACCGAAAAGAATCATCCGGCACTCAGCATGGAACCAATGATCTAG
- the acsD gene encoding acetyl-CoA decarbonylase/synthase complex subunit delta — MPFQCKPQKFNASINKVDIGCDEHAISLGGENTFPFYSFDGSVGDGPKVGVEITDMEMDNEPQGVKDYYEGCQTLAEIAKKAEEMQGADFVCLRLEGGDPNGADKPVEDLVAVAKEVSDAITAPLVIEGCKNVEKDGQLLPKVAEALQGKNVLFLSAREEDYKTIGAAVGLAYNQKVGAESAVDINLAKQLNVVLTQLNVKPESIVMNVGTAASGYGYDYVISTMDRIRAAALSQDDKMLQMPIITPIASETWVVKESIASEEEVPEWGSKDARGVSMEVQTAAASLVSGSDAVILKHPKSVAAISKMIKELV; from the coding sequence ATGCCGTTTCAATGCAAACCACAAAAGTTTAATGCATCTATCAACAAAGTTGATATTGGATGTGATGAACATGCAATATCATTAGGAGGAGAGAATACGTTCCCTTTTTACAGTTTTGACGGTTCCGTAGGTGATGGCCCCAAGGTAGGGGTAGAGATTACAGATATGGAGATGGATAACGAACCACAGGGGGTCAAGGACTATTATGAAGGATGTCAGACTCTGGCGGAGATCGCTAAAAAAGCTGAGGAAATGCAAGGAGCAGATTTCGTCTGCCTGCGTCTGGAAGGCGGAGATCCAAACGGTGCAGATAAACCGGTCGAGGATCTGGTTGCCGTGGCAAAAGAGGTTTCAGATGCCATTACGGCTCCTCTTGTAATTGAAGGATGTAAAAATGTAGAAAAAGATGGTCAGCTGCTTCCGAAAGTGGCGGAAGCACTGCAGGGCAAAAATGTACTGTTTTTGTCGGCAAGAGAAGAGGATTATAAAACAATCGGCGCCGCTGTAGGTCTGGCTTATAACCAAAAAGTCGGAGCAGAGTCGGCAGTCGATATTAATCTCGCAAAACAACTGAATGTTGTGCTTACACAGTTAAATGTAAAACCTGAAAGTATCGTGATGAATGTCGGAACAGCGGCATCCGGATATGGATATGATTATGTGATATCTACCATGGATCGTATTCGGGCGGCAGCTCTTTCGCAGGACGATAAGATGCTTCAGATGCCAATTATTACTCCTATCGCTTCAGAAACCTGGGTTGTAAAAGAATCCATAGCTTCGGAAGAAGAGGTTCCGGAATGGGGTTCAAAGGATGCACGTGGAGTCTCCATGGAAGTGCAGACGGCTGCAGCTTCTCTGGTATCCGGTTCCGATGCCGTAATCTTAAAGCATCCGAAATCTGTTGCAGCAATTTCGAAAATGATAAAAGAATTAGTTTAA
- the acsC gene encoding acetyl-CoA decarbonylase/synthase complex subunit gamma: MALTGIQIFKMTPKKNCKECGCPTCMAFSMKVAQGAMDISACPYMSEDALSQLSEATAPPMKTIKVGTGDSEYSLGGETVLYRHEKTFVSKTRYAASLDTQMDDVTADERIKSIAKVDYVRIGERMHTEMVNVNYLDGDASEKYMELVKKAAETGRCLILSCKDVKTAEAALEICKEAKPILNGADVSNYKEMNDVAQAAGVVLGVSGSNISELYDTTAALEKLGNKNLVLDVTADTVKETFSNAVQVRRSAIKDTNRTFGYPSIVNAAKLARGDKAFEQTLASVFTMKYGSIVIVDEMDYALALPLYGLRQNLFTDPQKPMKVDPGIYQINGGDENSICLTTVDFALTYFLVSGELERSGVPVNLVISDAGGLSVLTSWAAGKFSATSISKYILENVEDKVKSRKLVIPGKVAVLKGDLESKLPGWEVIVAPLEAVQLVKFLKDMQANSQL; this comes from the coding sequence ATGGCATTAACAGGTATTCAAATATTTAAGATGACACCAAAGAAAAACTGTAAGGAGTGCGGGTGCCCTACATGTATGGCTTTTTCCATGAAAGTCGCTCAGGGGGCTATGGACATATCGGCATGTCCGTATATGTCTGAGGATGCTCTTTCGCAGCTGTCAGAAGCGACAGCTCCACCTATGAAGACAATAAAAGTCGGAACCGGTGACAGCGAATATTCACTTGGCGGTGAGACTGTGCTATATAGGCATGAAAAGACATTTGTCAGCAAAACAAGATATGCAGCATCTCTGGATACACAGATGGATGATGTGACAGCCGATGAGAGAATTAAATCAATTGCAAAAGTTGACTACGTACGTATCGGTGAACGTATGCACACAGAGATGGTTAATGTAAACTATCTTGATGGTGATGCATCAGAAAAGTACATGGAATTGGTAAAAAAAGCTGCGGAGACAGGAAGATGTCTGATTCTTTCCTGCAAGGATGTAAAGACGGCAGAGGCAGCTCTTGAAATCTGTAAAGAAGCAAAACCAATATTAAATGGTGCAGATGTTTCTAACTACAAGGAAATGAATGATGTGGCACAGGCGGCCGGCGTTGTTCTGGGAGTCTCCGGATCAAATATTAGTGAATTATATGATACGACGGCAGCCCTTGAAAAACTGGGAAATAAGAATCTGGTTCTTGATGTGACAGCTGATACAGTAAAAGAGACTTTCTCTAATGCCGTACAAGTACGTCGTTCAGCAATCAAAGATACAAACCGCACCTTTGGTTATCCCTCAATTGTAAATGCTGCAAAACTTGCAAGAGGAGATAAAGCGTTTGAACAGACTCTTGCCTCTGTATTCACCATGAAATACGGTTCAATTGTGATTGTAGATGAGATGGACTATGCTTTGGCTCTACCACTTTACGGATTGAGACAGAATCTGTTCACTGATCCTCAAAAGCCGATGAAAGTAGATCCGGGTATCTATCAGATCAATGGCGGTGATGAGAATTCAATCTGTCTGACAACTGTTGATTTTGCACTTACTTATTTTCTGGTTTCCGGAGAACTGGAACGTTCCGGAGTACCGGTAAATCTTGTAATCTCCGATGCGGGCGGACTTTCCGTGTTAACTTCCTGGGCTGCAGGAAAGTTCTCAGCGACTTCAATCTCCAAATATATCCTTGAAAATGTAGAGGATAAGGTGAAATCCAGAAAGCTTGTGATTCCAGGCAAAGTTGCGGTGTTAAAAGGTGATCTGGAATCAAAACTTCCGGGATGGGAAGTGATTGTGGCACCTCTTGAAGCAGTACAGCTTGTAAAATTCCTGAAAGATATGCAGGCGAACAGTCAGTTATAA
- the acsE gene encoding carbon monoxide dehydrogenase/acetyl-CoA synthase methytransferase subunit: MAKFITIGERIHCISPAIRDAFNTRNPEAILKRAKEQLDAGATYLDVNIGPAESDGPDLMKWAVQLIQQNFDNVPLALDTSNKAAIEAGISVYNRSKGKPIVNSADAGDRISYIDLAAANDAIVIALCSNGPIAADNDERMVHCQTMLEHGMELGMEETDLWFDPLFVVVKGMQDKQMEVLEAIKMFSDMGLNSTGGLSNNSNGMPKNIRPIMDSAMVAMAMMQGLTSAIVNPCDQRLMETVKSCDVLKGNTLYADSYLDL, from the coding sequence ATGGCAAAATTTATTACGATTGGTGAAAGAATTCATTGTATTTCCCCGGCAATCCGTGATGCTTTTAATACACGTAATCCGGAAGCTATTCTAAAGCGGGCAAAGGAACAGTTAGATGCGGGTGCAACATATCTTGATGTCAATATCGGCCCGGCTGAAAGCGATGGACCGGACCTTATGAAATGGGCAGTTCAGTTAATCCAGCAAAACTTCGATAATGTTCCGCTGGCATTGGACACATCAAATAAAGCAGCTATAGAAGCTGGCATATCCGTATATAATCGTTCAAAGGGGAAACCAATTGTCAACTCTGCTGACGCAGGAGATCGTATCAGCTACATTGATCTTGCAGCGGCGAATGATGCGATTGTTATCGCCCTTTGTTCCAACGGTCCTATTGCAGCGGACAATGATGAACGTATGGTACACTGCCAGACGATGCTTGAGCACGGCATGGAACTTGGCATGGAAGAAACGGACCTTTGGTTTGATCCTCTGTTTGTCGTGGTAAAGGGAATGCAGGACAAACAGATGGAAGTTTTGGAAGCTATTAAGATGTTCTCCGATATGGGACTGAACTCAACAGGTGGTCTGTCCAATAACTCAAATGGTATGCCAAAAAATATACGTCCAATCATGGATTCTGCTATGGTTGCCATGGCGATGATGCAGGGGCTGACATCGGCAATTGTCAATCCTTGTGATCAGAGACTGATGGAGACAGTAAAATCCTGTGACGTATTAAAAGGGAATACGCTGTACGCGGACTCCTATCTGGATCTGTAA
- the acsV gene encoding corrinoid activation/regeneration protein AcsV: MYEVTFQFDNGESVTSFATSGENLLEVARKANVPIDAPCSGNGSCGKCRVRLLAGGLNSTKTRHITDAEYEEGIRLACRSTICDEVTIGVPDIASAYKSRMKVADLSSKDEIKIFEEAKHKVIDADIPLSNTMRVVEVLMNSPTLDDTMPDNERFERALKHEVNSNIARIPYSVLKKMPDVLRSNDFKVKAVIRQTEKDVFVYDIYGIDEKVIIGGLVVDIGTTTVSALIINMENGQVLAKGSTGNGQIRYGADVINRIIESQKPGGQEKLQRAIVDETLNPLIAKMCSETGFDPDHIYRMAVASNTTMNHLLMGINADPLRKEPYIPTFFKTNSLYASDISIHIHPDAHIIVSPNIGSYVGGDITAGTFVSMIWNQPTFSLFIDLGTNGELVFGNSDFLMSCACSAGPAFEGGDISCGMRATDGAIESCRIDSDTMTPQFKVIGEKDTKPVGICGSGIIDLIFELFSCKIISPKGKFVREGERIRHDHYGMGSYVLVFREDAGGEKDIEITEVDIDNFIRAKGAIFSAIRTMLATLGFDVSMIDDVYVAGGIGSGINMKKAVGIGMFPDISIERFHYIGNSSLTGAYTMLLSTQAEKKTYEVARNMTYLELSTVSGYMDEFVAACFLPHTDSRLFPSLEIADQKGEV; the protein is encoded by the coding sequence ATGTATGAAGTTACTTTTCAGTTTGATAATGGGGAGAGCGTGACTAGTTTTGCCACTTCTGGTGAAAATCTCCTGGAAGTGGCGAGAAAGGCGAATGTTCCGATCGACGCCCCGTGTTCTGGAAACGGATCCTGTGGGAAATGCCGTGTTCGCCTTCTTGCAGGCGGCTTAAACTCCACAAAGACCAGGCACATTACCGATGCAGAGTATGAAGAGGGAATACGACTCGCCTGCCGAAGTACGATCTGCGATGAAGTGACGATTGGGGTTCCCGATATTGCGTCGGCATATAAAAGCAGGATGAAAGTAGCGGATCTTAGTTCAAAAGATGAGATCAAAATTTTCGAGGAGGCAAAACATAAGGTGATTGATGCGGACATACCTCTTTCGAATACGATGAGGGTTGTGGAAGTTCTTATGAATTCCCCGACGCTTGATGACACCATGCCAGATAACGAACGATTTGAGAGGGCATTAAAACACGAGGTGAATTCAAACATTGCTCGAATTCCTTACTCGGTTTTAAAGAAAATGCCAGATGTATTGCGTTCAAACGATTTTAAGGTGAAGGCCGTAATACGCCAGACAGAGAAAGATGTCTTTGTCTATGACATCTATGGTATTGATGAGAAAGTTATTATCGGAGGTTTGGTGGTTGATATCGGCACCACAACAGTCTCAGCCCTCATCATTAATATGGAAAACGGGCAGGTGCTTGCAAAAGGATCGACAGGAAATGGACAGATTCGTTATGGAGCGGACGTGATCAACCGAATTATTGAGTCTCAGAAACCAGGAGGACAGGAAAAACTCCAAAGAGCAATTGTAGATGAGACATTAAATCCTTTGATTGCAAAGATGTGCAGTGAAACGGGATTTGATCCGGACCATATCTATCGGATGGCGGTCGCTTCTAATACGACCATGAATCATCTTCTGATGGGGATCAATGCGGATCCCTTAAGAAAAGAACCTTATATACCAACTTTTTTTAAGACGAATTCGTTGTATGCTTCGGATATTTCCATTCATATACACCCGGATGCACATATCATCGTATCACCAAACATCGGCAGTTACGTAGGAGGAGACATTACAGCGGGAACATTTGTCAGCATGATCTGGAATCAGCCGACATTTTCTCTTTTCATAGATTTAGGTACCAACGGGGAACTTGTATTTGGGAACTCAGATTTTTTGATGAGCTGTGCTTGTTCTGCGGGGCCTGCCTTTGAGGGAGGTGATATCAGCTGCGGCATGAGGGCAACAGATGGTGCGATAGAATCCTGTAGGATTGATTCAGACACTATGACGCCGCAGTTTAAAGTTATCGGCGAAAAAGATACGAAACCAGTCGGTATCTGCGGGTCAGGTATTATTGATCTGATCTTTGAGCTATTCAGCTGTAAGATCATTTCACCGAAGGGTAAATTTGTTCGCGAGGGAGAACGCATCAGACATGACCATTATGGCATGGGAAGCTATGTTCTGGTTTTTCGGGAAGATGCCGGAGGAGAAAAGGATATTGAAATCACGGAGGTTGATATTGATAACTTTATCCGTGCGAAGGGAGCAATTTTCTCGGCTATTCGAACGATGCTGGCAACATTGGGTTTTGATGTTTCAATGATCGATGACGTTTATGTGGCAGGCGGAATCGGGAGTGGAATCAATATGAAAAAAGCAGTGGGCATTGGTATGTTTCCTGATATCTCTATTGAGCGGTTTCACTATATCGGAAATTCATCTCTGACAGGGGCGTACACGATGCTTCTTTCCACACAGGCTGAGAAAAAGACCTACGAGGTAGCCCGTAATATGACGTATTTGGAATTATCTACAGTATCCGGATATATGGATGAGTTTGTCGCAGCATGTTTCCTGCCGCATACAGATTCCAGACTTTTTCCTTCACTTGAGATCGCTGATCAGAAAGGGGAGGTATAA
- a CDS encoding DUF3786 domain-containing protein, producing MDPGYRKDSKEMLPYEYYLKLYQETDPYDILKRTDIVYDTMTASFRLHMMGVTYQITYPDFNVRHIDGEKIGWYPLEGKANARILVLRYLNEGVRAPASGKFLTYREIPWGEVYYKQFNGRCISRLAFGFGNKLEKFEEIMNKIGAVKLKAGDVSYEFEFIDDLKLRMILWEGDEEFPPSAQILFSDNFPIAFHQGEDMAVVGDVAIDMLKALDK from the coding sequence ATGGATCCGGGATATAGAAAAGACAGCAAAGAAATGCTTCCATATGAATATTATCTGAAGTTGTATCAGGAGACGGATCCTTATGATATCTTAAAAAGAACGGATATTGTATATGATACAATGACAGCATCCTTTCGATTGCATATGATGGGAGTCACGTATCAGATAACCTATCCTGACTTTAATGTCCGGCATATAGACGGCGAGAAGATAGGATGGTATCCGCTCGAGGGAAAAGCGAATGCAAGGATTCTGGTACTTCGTTACCTAAACGAGGGCGTTCGTGCACCTGCATCCGGAAAATTCCTGACCTATCGGGAAATACCCTGGGGTGAGGTATATTATAAACAATTTAATGGCAGATGTATCAGCCGGCTGGCATTCGGATTCGGAAACAAACTTGAAAAGTTTGAGGAGATTATGAACAAAATCGGTGCAGTAAAGCTAAAAGCAGGAGATGTTTCATACGAATTCGAATTTATAGATGATTTGAAGCTTCGTATGATTCTATGGGAGGGGGATGAAGAATTCCCGCCTTCTGCTCAGATACTTTTTTCTGATAATTTTCCAATTGCTTTTCATCAGGGAGAAGATATGGCTGTTGTCGGTGATGTTGCAATTGACATGTTAAAAGCATTGGACAAATAA
- a CDS encoding folate family ECF transporter S component — MNENHLIKWNLRTVVFLGVLVAMQLVLTRVFVIELGFVRISLGSICTILSGLWFGPAAGALVGFSADVMGCLMKGYVLNPLITIAAMLWGVIPALFRPLFSRGSKIKKHVWLSVGIALSAVFCTLGFGTAGLVLMNGYNFYAIMPARLIQFCVMTVIYCLITNLLYFSSLTSVVKGVSSRKL, encoded by the coding sequence ATGAATGAAAACCATTTAATAAAATGGAATTTAAGGACTGTTGTATTTTTAGGAGTTCTCGTTGCGATGCAGTTGGTGCTTACCAGAGTTTTCGTAATAGAACTTGGATTTGTCAGAATATCTCTTGGAAGTATCTGCACGATTCTGTCTGGTCTTTGGTTTGGACCGGCAGCAGGTGCTTTAGTCGGGTTTTCTGCCGATGTAATGGGATGTCTTATGAAAGGGTATGTATTAAATCCGCTCATCACAATTGCTGCAATGCTCTGGGGAGTGATTCCGGCTCTGTTTCGACCATTATTTTCAAGGGGCAGTAAAATAAAAAAACATGTCTGGCTCAGTGTGGGAATTGCGTTGAGCGCGGTTTTCTGCACATTGGGTTTTGGAACTGCCGGATTAGTACTGATGAATGGATATAATTTTTATGCGATTATGCCTGCTCGTCTGATACAGTTTTGTGTCATGACAGTTATCTATTGTCTGATTACGAATCTTCTTTATTTCAGTTCACTCACTTCTGTGGTAAAAGGTGTGAGTAGCCGCAAGCTTTGA